A genomic stretch from Flavobacterium humidisoli includes:
- a CDS encoding helix-turn-helix domain-containing protein, translating into MNIDRMEFMAWMERIMDRFDILGEHFENAQKQKSAIDGEELLDSQDLFMMLKVSSRSLQRYRSSGKLPYYTISGKLYYKLSDVNQFVRDSFSAPLRKKIKTIPDK; encoded by the coding sequence ATGAATATCGACAGAATGGAATTTATGGCATGGATGGAGCGAATAATGGACCGCTTCGATATACTGGGTGAACACTTTGAAAACGCTCAGAAACAAAAGAGCGCTATTGATGGAGAAGAATTGCTGGACAGTCAGGACTTGTTTATGATGCTCAAGGTCAGTTCTCGTTCTTTACAACGTTACCGATCCTCCGGTAAGCTTCCTTATTACACTATTAGCGGCAAATTGTATTATAAATTATCTGATGTAAACCAATTCGTCCGCGATAGCTTTTCTGCTCCATTGAGAAAAAAAATCAAGACAATACCGGACAAATAA
- a CDS encoding RteC domain-containing protein has translation MQSAYKDVLYSIVKKEQEISLESVHVIDESYRMIIFLQDLLSGMKKQVLEHHFTEANEEIEFFRIIKPQILGKLIYYNKVYRIETSCPVNGGKMYYKYFSGELQHLKNEYKEHICNSDFYRYYRSGRTDRDHDFFKLGRINLNTGLNSFIFEVDTQFSTYYDYKVSRIIADELLYNYLIIKINPVDKPDVVLQNAESTKDIFWTESKNALIELIYALYTSGAISNGKTGIRKISLIFQMVFRIQLGDIHHAFHRMKERADNRTLFLDQLKSSLDQYMDKDL, from the coding sequence ATACAATCCGCTTACAAAGATGTCCTTTACAGTATCGTGAAAAAAGAACAGGAAATCAGTTTGGAATCCGTGCATGTAATAGACGAATCCTATCGTATGATTATTTTCCTGCAGGATTTATTGTCAGGAATGAAAAAGCAAGTTTTGGAGCATCATTTTACAGAGGCAAATGAAGAAATCGAATTCTTCAGAATTATTAAGCCTCAAATACTTGGAAAGTTGATTTACTATAATAAAGTTTACAGGATAGAAACATCCTGTCCGGTAAATGGAGGAAAAATGTATTATAAATATTTTTCCGGTGAATTGCAGCATTTGAAAAATGAATACAAAGAGCATATTTGCAATTCTGATTTTTACCGGTATTATCGGTCAGGACGTACGGACAGAGACCATGACTTTTTTAAATTAGGAAGAATAAATCTAAACACTGGCCTAAACAGTTTTATTTTTGAAGTTGATACTCAATTTTCCACATACTATGATTACAAAGTTTCCCGTATCATAGCTGATGAACTGCTCTATAATTACTTGATTATCAAGATTAATCCTGTAGATAAGCCGGATGTGGTTTTGCAGAATGCTGAATCTACAAAAGATATTTTCTGGACAGAATCGAAAAATGCACTGATAGAATTGATTTATGCACTTTATACATCCGGGGCAATTTCTAACGGCAAAACTGGAATCCGCAAAATTAGCTTAATCTTTCAAATGGTGTTTCGTATCCAACTAGGTGATATTCACCATGCTTTTCACCGTATGAAAGAACGTGCGGATAATCGCACCTTATTTTTAGACCAGCTCAAATCTTCTTTAGATCAGTATATGGATAAAGATTTATAA
- a CDS encoding helix-turn-helix domain-containing protein: protein MIKKSLLYRNSDLKVFTFERFSSKAALEQYFNSSYFIIILINSGCVTLQANHVEYCLCPSELLVIPVRTSCEIVLMSETMEISLLSFTPGFIFKNTIRKPNIGFFEFFISKCPSKINLKDEDSLLLNDLFALTGNKRYKTSEYPFYNEVLSLSFNLLLYVLASIYSKDSCNVKEKHTRKEKLVFQFLQLVELHCAKEHSVKFYADALLITKGHLSKTVQQVTNKTVKQFIEEALILEAKILLQNDDLTILQIIEELHFCNSSSFSNFFRKSTFMSPSEYRLRLGSE from the coding sequence TTGATAAAAAAAAGTTTATTATACCGGAATTCAGACTTAAAGGTCTTTACGTTTGAAAGGTTTTCCTCGAAAGCTGCACTGGAACAATATTTTAATAGCAGTTACTTCATTATAATTTTGATAAATTCAGGATGTGTAACCTTGCAGGCAAACCATGTGGAGTATTGTTTGTGTCCAAGTGAGCTGCTTGTAATACCGGTTAGAACTTCTTGCGAGATTGTATTGATGAGTGAAACAATGGAGATTTCTCTACTTTCTTTTACACCAGGCTTTATCTTTAAGAATACAATACGAAAACCAAACATAGGTTTCTTTGAATTTTTTATTTCAAAATGTCCATCGAAAATAAATCTTAAGGATGAGGATTCTCTTTTACTAAATGATTTGTTCGCTTTGACAGGAAACAAAAGATACAAAACAAGTGAATATCCATTTTATAACGAAGTACTGTCCCTTAGTTTCAATCTTTTGTTGTATGTGCTTGCTTCAATATACAGCAAAGATTCCTGTAATGTAAAAGAAAAACATACCAGAAAGGAAAAACTGGTATTCCAATTTTTACAACTGGTAGAGCTTCATTGTGCAAAAGAGCATAGTGTGAAGTTTTATGCTGATGCATTATTAATAACAAAAGGACACCTTAGTAAAACCGTACAGCAGGTCACCAATAAGACCGTTAAGCAGTTTATCGAAGAAGCACTTATTTTGGAAGCTAAAATTTTGCTTCAAAATGATGACTTGACCATTTTGCAGATTATTGAGGAATTACATTTTTGTAATTCCTCATCTTTTAGCAATTTTTTTAGAAAATCAACTTTCATGTCCCCCTCGGAGTACCGTTTAAGGCTGGGATCTGAATGA
- a CDS encoding DUF4099 domain-containing protein yields MSEQEKPEQEVPEQLTDILLVLDQEKMKIVAVKGIDKNGELETVPADKKNQNQFMRVDKQGDLFSNFFSNFFSQLKNPTRFNFFKVPQLLSVDIAAEMQKQIDNPKPEGEILMKKHEVKMELQKDNKVENHKNMDTTQTTSETNEYRFKPEQIDWDTMNNLGLSKEKLEKMNLLEPLLKGYKSNELVPISLNLGTAITRMDARLSLQSNEEGQVVVAIHGIRKEPTLNFPFFGHEFNKEDKENLLKTGNMGRVVDLTNLKTGEPVPSIISVDRLTNELVALHVDKIKIPDEIKGIKLKEEQKQTLLEGKPIYIEGMISKKGEPFNATIQFNADKRYVEFQFDRTQSTSQTQNNHQQQNQEVPKTIRGKELSEQQYEQFAAGKTIYVDGLVDKQGKEYKGYLTFNKDSGKVAFSFSNPNSVKVQPAEEHKTQTAVNSEGKTNEATKNITEPLKSGQKEPDSKKQQEEQEQDNTQAKSKGRKM; encoded by the coding sequence ATGAGTGAACAAGAGAAACCCGAACAAGAAGTTCCAGAACAACTGACCGATATTCTTTTAGTACTGGATCAGGAAAAAATGAAAATTGTAGCTGTAAAAGGAATTGATAAAAATGGAGAATTGGAAACGGTTCCCGCTGATAAAAAAAATCAAAATCAATTTATGCGGGTTGATAAGCAAGGAGATCTCTTCTCCAACTTCTTTTCCAATTTCTTCAGCCAGCTAAAAAATCCGACCCGTTTCAATTTTTTCAAAGTCCCACAACTTCTGTCTGTTGATATTGCGGCAGAAATGCAAAAACAGATTGATAATCCAAAGCCGGAAGGCGAAATACTAATGAAAAAACATGAAGTTAAAATGGAATTGCAAAAAGATAACAAAGTAGAAAATCATAAAAACATGGACACAACACAAACAACATCAGAAACAAACGAGTATCGTTTCAAACCAGAACAAATCGATTGGGATACCATGAACAATCTGGGACTCAGTAAAGAAAAACTTGAAAAAATGAATCTGCTTGAACCGTTACTCAAGGGGTACAAGTCGAATGAGCTGGTACCCATCAGCCTTAATTTAGGAACTGCTATAACACGCATGGATGCGAGACTTTCATTGCAGTCAAATGAAGAAGGACAGGTTGTGGTTGCCATTCACGGTATAAGGAAAGAACCAACATTAAATTTTCCATTTTTCGGGCATGAATTCAATAAAGAAGATAAGGAGAACCTGCTAAAAACCGGAAATATGGGACGTGTTGTAGATCTTACCAATCTCAAAACCGGAGAACCGGTTCCCTCAATCATCAGTGTAGACAGGCTAACCAATGAACTGGTCGCTCTTCATGTTGATAAGATAAAAATTCCCGATGAAATTAAAGGAATCAAACTTAAAGAAGAACAAAAACAAACCTTACTGGAAGGGAAACCGATTTACATCGAGGGTATGATCTCTAAAAAAGGAGAGCCATTTAATGCTACTATCCAGTTTAACGCCGATAAACGATATGTCGAATTCCAATTTGACAGAACCCAAAGTACTAGTCAAACCCAAAACAATCATCAGCAACAAAACCAGGAAGTTCCAAAAACCATACGAGGGAAAGAACTCAGCGAACAACAGTACGAACAATTTGCAGCAGGAAAAACTATTTACGTAGACGGATTGGTGGATAAACAAGGTAAAGAATACAAAGGATACCTGACTTTCAATAAAGACAGTGGTAAAGTCGCTTTTTCATTTAGCAATCCTAACAGTGTGAAAGTTCAGCCAGCAGAAGAACATAAAACCCAGACTGCTGTCAATTCAGAGGGTAAAACTAATGAGGCTACCAAAAATATCACGGAACCACTAAAATCAGGACAAAAAGAACCTGACAGTAAAAAGCAACAGGAAGAACAAGAACAAGACAATACACAAGCTAAAAGCAAAGGCAGAAAAATGTAA
- a CDS encoding type IA DNA topoisomerase, translating into MKAVIAEKPSVAREIALLLGAVNKENGFFTGNGYMVTWALGHLVGLAMPEDYGISGFQKETLPILPNPFLLKIRKIKKEKNYVTDTGAVKQLKIIQHVINKCDSIIVATDAGREGELIFRYIYEYLQFKKPFERLWISSLTEKAIKQGFDNLKPGSNFDGLYLAARARSRADWLVGINASQALSVSAGRSIYTLGRVQTPTLALICKRYLENKSFAIKTFWQLELSHQKEFINFKSLSKNKWDDKKQADAIFKSIQRSKTANVTSIESKTITEQPPLLFDLTGLQKEANKKLNFSAEETLTIAQSLYEKRFISYPRTGSKYISEDLWDDIPNLVRALETRDSFKEAFTRIKWGRLNKRIVNDLKVNDHHGLLITEKNPSALSAKENAIYDMIALRLLEAVSEASIKEITEITLQVLHYDFSLKGSKVMQAGWRAIKGSFFDEESEHIQELPALKVGDEIKIQEAVVLEKKTKPPVLYTEAGLLSAMETAGKEIESEDARKALQNIGIGTPATRATIIEILFSRKYIQRQKKSLIPTEKGLQVYNIVKDKKIADVAMTGEWELTLEKIVHNQMDSVIFQREIEAYAVSITEELLNTPVVIEGLPTLICPKCRDKQLLIKDILVKCPDDSCKWIQFRNVCGVQLSIQNIENLVNKGKTPLIKGMMSKSGKKFNAYIVLTDDGKTVFKFDKAINK; encoded by the coding sequence ATGAAAGCAGTGATCGCCGAGAAACCAAGTGTGGCCCGTGAGATAGCGCTATTACTTGGCGCAGTAAATAAGGAAAATGGTTTCTTTACAGGGAATGGTTATATGGTTACCTGGGCTTTGGGGCATTTGGTAGGACTGGCTATGCCGGAAGATTATGGGATTTCGGGTTTTCAAAAGGAAACCCTGCCCATATTACCTAATCCTTTTTTATTGAAAATAAGAAAAATAAAAAAAGAGAAAAACTATGTAACTGATACTGGTGCGGTAAAACAACTTAAAATAATCCAACATGTCATTAACAAATGTGATAGCATCATTGTGGCTACTGACGCTGGACGTGAAGGCGAATTGATTTTCCGTTACATCTACGAATACCTGCAATTTAAGAAACCCTTTGAACGTTTGTGGATTAGCTCACTTACTGAGAAAGCCATCAAACAGGGATTTGATAATCTAAAACCAGGCAGTAATTTTGATGGTTTATATCTGGCGGCACGGGCAAGAAGCCGTGCCGATTGGCTTGTAGGTATCAATGCTTCACAAGCGCTCAGTGTTTCAGCAGGCAGAAGTATTTATACATTAGGAAGAGTACAAACACCAACGCTGGCTTTAATCTGTAAACGATATTTGGAAAACAAAAGTTTTGCAATCAAGACGTTCTGGCAGCTAGAGCTTAGTCATCAAAAAGAGTTTATTAACTTTAAAAGTCTCTCCAAAAACAAATGGGATGATAAAAAACAAGCTGATGCTATTTTTAAATCTATTCAGCGAAGTAAAACTGCCAATGTTACTTCCATAGAAAGCAAAACAATTACTGAGCAGCCACCATTGCTTTTCGATCTGACGGGTCTACAAAAAGAAGCCAATAAAAAGCTGAACTTTTCAGCAGAAGAAACCCTTACTATTGCCCAAAGTCTATACGAAAAGAGATTCATCAGCTATCCAAGAACCGGAAGTAAATATATATCGGAAGATCTTTGGGATGATATTCCTAATCTGGTCAGAGCATTGGAAACGAGAGACTCTTTTAAAGAAGCTTTTACCAGAATAAAATGGGGACGATTGAATAAACGCATAGTTAATGACCTGAAAGTAAACGATCATCATGGGCTGCTTATTACAGAAAAAAATCCATCGGCATTATCAGCTAAGGAAAATGCGATTTATGATATGATTGCACTAAGGTTACTTGAAGCAGTTTCGGAGGCTAGCATAAAAGAAATTACAGAGATAACGTTACAGGTTTTACATTATGATTTTTCTTTGAAAGGCTCTAAAGTCATGCAGGCAGGATGGCGTGCCATTAAAGGAAGTTTTTTTGACGAGGAAAGCGAACACATTCAGGAGCTGCCAGCATTAAAAGTTGGTGATGAAATTAAAATCCAAGAAGCTGTTGTACTGGAAAAGAAAACGAAGCCTCCTGTTTTATACACAGAAGCTGGGCTTTTATCAGCTATGGAAACTGCCGGAAAAGAAATTGAAAGTGAAGACGCTCGAAAAGCATTACAAAATATTGGAATAGGTACGCCGGCGACAAGAGCTACTATCATAGAAATACTTTTTAGCAGAAAGTATATTCAACGGCAAAAAAAATCACTGATACCAACTGAAAAAGGTTTACAAGTATATAATATTGTGAAAGATAAGAAAATTGCAGATGTAGCAATGACCGGCGAATGGGAATTAACTTTAGAAAAAATAGTACATAATCAAATGGATTCTGTTATATTCCAAAGAGAAATCGAAGCTTATGCCGTTTCTATTACTGAAGAACTTCTTAATACTCCTGTAGTAATTGAAGGCTTACCAACCCTGATTTGCCCTAAATGCAGAGACAAACAATTACTCATCAAAGATATCCTTGTTAAATGTCCCGATGACAGCTGCAAATGGATACAGTTTCGAAATGTTTGCGGAGTTCAGCTAAGTATACAAAATATAGAAAATTTAGTCAATAAGGGAAAGACCCCTCTTATAAAAGGTATGATGAGTAAGTCTGGGAAAAAATTCAATGCTTATATTGTACTTACCGATGATGGGAAGACAGTTTTTAAGTTTGATAAAGCAATAAATAAATAG